A single window of Synechococcus sp. C9 DNA harbors:
- the rodA gene encoding rod shape-determining protein RodA → MSYRSTWWRPWHDIDLTLLGAVLTLTVIGVTAIRSAGLAQNTWDWWQQTLIALLGLGVALLLARLPYQWLRRWHWGVYGLANALLVAVMFVGTSALGAERWINIGGFHLQPSELAKVALVVTLAAVLEQSRAPALWTIGQAALVVALPWVLVFLQPNLGTALIFVAITLGMLYWANIPLAWIVLLLSPLVSAIVLSLSLPLWGVWVVVMAVVGWFSLPWPRIGGLAALVVNLVSGQLGQVFWGLLKDYQRERLILFLDPNQDPLGGGYHLIQSRIAIGSGGLWGQGLFQGSQTQLSFIPEQNTDFIFSVIGEELGFIGSMIVLFLFWLICLRLILIARSARDGFGSLIAIGVLSMLIFQVVINIGMTVGLAPITGIPLPFLSYGRSAMLANFIALGLVESVANHRRKSFY, encoded by the coding sequence ATGAGTTATCGTTCCACCTGGTGGCGACCCTGGCATGACATTGACCTAACCTTGTTGGGGGCGGTGTTGACCCTGACGGTGATTGGGGTGACGGCGATTCGCAGTGCCGGGTTAGCGCAGAATACCTGGGATTGGTGGCAACAAACCCTAATTGCCCTGCTGGGTCTGGGGGTGGCGTTGCTCTTGGCACGCTTGCCCTACCAATGGTTGCGCCGGTGGCACTGGGGGGTGTATGGATTGGCGAATGCCCTGTTGGTGGCGGTGATGTTTGTGGGCACCTCAGCGCTGGGGGCGGAACGGTGGATCAATATCGGCGGGTTCCATTTACAGCCGTCGGAGTTGGCGAAGGTGGCGTTGGTGGTGACCTTGGCGGCGGTGTTGGAGCAGTCCCGGGCACCGGCACTGTGGACGATTGGGCAGGCGGCGTTGGTGGTGGCTTTGCCCTGGGTGTTGGTGTTTCTACAGCCGAATTTGGGCACGGCGTTGATTTTTGTGGCGATTACCCTGGGGATGCTCTACTGGGCGAATATCCCCCTGGCGTGGATTGTGTTGTTGCTCTCGCCCCTGGTGTCGGCGATTGTGTTGTCCCTGTCCCTGCCCCTGTGGGGGGTGTGGGTGGTGGTGATGGCGGTGGTGGGCTGGTTTTCATTGCCCTGGCCCCGAATTGGAGGGTTAGCCGCTCTGGTGGTGAATTTGGTTTCCGGGCAGTTGGGGCAGGTGTTTTGGGGGTTGCTCAAGGATTACCAACGGGAGCGGTTGATTTTATTTCTCGACCCCAATCAGGACCCCTTGGGGGGTGGGTATCACTTGATTCAATCCCGGATTGCCATTGGTTCTGGCGGGTTGTGGGGGCAGGGGTTGTTTCAGGGCAGTCAAACCCAGTTGAGTTTTATCCCGGAACAGAATACGGATTTTATTTTTTCGGTGATCGGGGAAGAATTGGGTTTTATTGGGTCAATGATCGTGCTATTTCTATTCTGGCTGATTTGTTTGCGGTTGATTTTGATTGCCCGCAGTGCCCGGGATGGATTTGGTTCCCTGATAGCGATTGGGGTGTTGAGTATGTTGATTTTCCAGGTGGTGATCAATATCGGTATGACCGTGGGTTTGGCACCGATCACGGGGATTCCCTTGCCCTTTTTGAGCTATGGGCGTTCAGCAATGTTGGCAAATTTTATTGCCCTGGGGTTGGTAGAATCGGTGGCGAATCACCGGCGTAAGTCGTTTTATTAG
- a CDS encoding DNA gyrase subunit A gives MVKPRPTRDRIVPTSLEGELRQSYLAYALSVMVGRALPDARDGLKPVQRRILYALWQMGLTAQRPHRKSARVVGEVLGKYHPHGDQSVYAALVRLAQDFHCRYPLVEGQGNFGSIDNDPAAAMRYTEARLSPLATQILFTDLHPAIVDFQPNFDSTEPEPQVLPAQLPLLLLNGCSGIAVGMATQIPPHHAGELIEALIHLIDYPHLSDERLYRLVPGPDFPTGGELVHPHTIPQVYRTGRGAITLRGVWHRETLGTGKRAKEAIVITELPYQVVKADWLSRTAELIHQGRLAGISDLRDESDRDGIRVVVTLKPGQEVAAVIQQLYEQTPLQIQFHASFLALIDGRPQHCSLRRLLQEFLTFRERTLQRGYAHEWQEVTNQIQRLQGLHQAITHLDVVFTILRGCTDIDQAKTELMTRLNLTAEQAETVLSTPLRRLTRLEAAAVTEQLAHLDQRRTRLEQLQQNRGERLRELKKQLKQLQKQYGDARRTRISQEVPEPKIPQIRLELTVAGQWRSGEQRRTQQLCLDLTAGELGDPIVWRGEWQSGAQVVLFDRRGGVQTWSGQVGELAALAWDGGVLPLVVTEQTAAVWLVSRGGCGSVMGVDDLWQGEWGFPAGDEVLAAGVWQPGQMLVWASNQGRVGRWKPSRRSYGKPLLALAAGESLVGAVVTPGAVQAVTAVGTLEALPTVPVGEVGVLAVAEPWVGLVAGTAPVYGYTNRQRWVMLGTALAGGERLVRVVQATMGGESVE, from the coding sequence ATGGTGAAACCCCGCCCTACCCGTGACCGGATTGTGCCCACGTCCCTGGAGGGGGAATTGCGCCAATCCTACCTAGCCTATGCCTTGAGTGTGATGGTGGGACGGGCGTTGCCGGATGCCCGGGATGGCTTGAAACCGGTGCAGCGGCGGATTCTCTACGCCCTGTGGCAGATGGGGTTGACGGCGCAACGTCCCCACCGCAAAAGTGCCCGGGTGGTGGGCGAGGTGTTGGGGAAATACCATCCGCACGGGGACCAATCGGTGTATGCGGCGTTGGTGCGGTTGGCACAGGATTTTCACTGCCGGTATCCATTGGTGGAGGGGCAGGGGAATTTCGGTTCCATTGACAATGACCCGGCGGCGGCGATGCGCTATACGGAAGCCCGCTTGTCCCCCCTGGCGACCCAGATTTTATTTACGGATTTGCACCCGGCAATTGTGGATTTTCAGCCCAATTTTGACAGTACGGAACCGGAACCCCAGGTGCTCCCGGCGCAGTTGCCCCTGCTGTTGCTCAATGGCTGTAGCGGCATTGCGGTGGGGATGGCGACCCAAATTCCCCCCCACCACGCTGGGGAACTGATTGAAGCGTTAATTCATTTAATTGACTACCCCCACCTGAGCGATGAACGGCTGTATCGCCTGGTGCCGGGACCGGATTTTCCCACCGGCGGCGAACTGGTGCATCCCCACACCATTCCCCAGGTGTATCGCACGGGGCGGGGGGCAATCACCCTGCGGGGAGTCTGGCATCGGGAAACCCTGGGGACGGGCAAGCGAGCCAAAGAAGCAATTGTCATTACGGAATTGCCCTACCAGGTGGTGAAAGCGGACTGGTTGAGCCGCACGGCGGAGTTGATTCACCAGGGGCGGTTGGCGGGCATTAGCGACCTGCGGGATGAAAGCGACCGGGACGGGATACGGGTGGTGGTGACCTTGAAACCGGGGCAGGAGGTGGCGGCAGTGATCCAGCAGTTGTATGAACAGACCCCCTTGCAAATTCAATTCCATGCCAGTTTTCTCGCCCTGATTGACGGGCGACCCCAGCACTGCTCCCTGCGGCGGCTTTTACAGGAATTTTTGACCTTTCGGGAACGGACGCTCCAACGGGGTTATGCCCACGAATGGCAGGAAGTGACCAACCAAATCCAGCGTTTACAGGGGTTGCACCAGGCGATTACTCATTTAGACGTTGTCTTTACCATTCTCAGGGGATGTACCGACATTGACCAGGCAAAAACCGAGTTGATGACCCGCTTAAATCTAACGGCAGAGCAGGCGGAAACGGTTTTATCTACGCCTTTACGGCGGTTGACTCGGTTGGAGGCGGCGGCGGTGACGGAGCAATTGGCACACCTAGACCAGCGCCGTACCCGTTTAGAACAATTGCAACAGAACCGGGGGGAACGCTTGCGGGAATTGAAAAAACAATTAAAGCAATTACAAAAGCAGTATGGGGATGCTCGGCGCACCCGAATTAGTCAGGAAGTTCCAGAGCCAAAAATCCCCCAAATCCGGCTGGAATTGACAGTGGCAGGGCAATGGCGCAGTGGGGAACAGCGGCGTACCCAACAATTGTGCCTGGATTTGACGGCGGGCGAATTGGGCGACCCGATTGTCTGGCGGGGGGAATGGCAGTCCGGGGCACAGGTGGTGCTGTTTGACCGCCGGGGGGGGGTGCAGACCTGGAGCGGGCAGGTGGGGGAGTTGGCGGCGTTGGCTTGGGATGGGGGCGTACTGCCCTTGGTGGTGACCGAGCAAACGGCGGCGGTGTGGCTGGTGAGTCGGGGCGGCTGTGGGAGCGTGATGGGGGTGGATGACCTGTGGCAAGGGGAATGGGGGTTTCCGGCGGGGGATGAGGTGTTGGCGGCGGGGGTGTGGCAACCGGGGCAAATGCTGGTGTGGGCGAGTAACCAGGGGCGGGTGGGGCGGTGGAAACCTTCTCGCCGGAGCTATGGGAAACCCTTACTGGCATTGGCGGCGGGGGAATCCCTGGTGGGGGCAGTAGTAACACCTGGGGCAGTGCAAGCGGTGACGGCGGTGGGGACTTTGGAGGCATTACCGACGGTGCCGGTGGGGGAAGTAGGCGTCCTGGCGGTAGCGGAGCCTTGGGTGGGGTTGGTGGCGGGGACAGCCCCGGTTTATGGTTATACGAATCGCCAGCGGTGGGTGATGTTGGGAACGGCTTTGGCAGGGGGGGAACGGCTGGTGCGGGTGGTTCAGGCTACAATGGGCGGGGAATCGGTCGAGTAA
- the rplU gene encoding 50S ribosomal protein L21, whose product METNYAIVAVGGKQFWVEPGRFYDVNSLGLEAGATVTLDQVLLVHCGGQVQIGQPTVPEARVEGTVLAARRGPKIIVYKMRPKKKTRKKTGHRQELTRVLVEKIIVGDQEFTAPGVGETAEAVAA is encoded by the coding sequence ATGGAAACCAACTACGCCATTGTGGCGGTCGGCGGCAAACAGTTTTGGGTGGAACCCGGGCGGTTTTACGATGTGAATTCCCTGGGGTTAGAAGCGGGGGCGACGGTCACCTTAGATCAGGTATTGTTGGTGCATTGCGGCGGGCAAGTGCAAATCGGGCAACCTACTGTTCCCGAGGCGCGGGTGGAAGGAACCGTATTGGCGGCACGGCGGGGTCCCAAAATCATCGTTTACAAAATGCGTCCCAAGAAAAAAACCCGCAAAAAAACCGGGCATCGCCAGGAATTGACCCGGGTGCTGGTGGAAAAAATTATTGTCGGCGACCAGGAATTTACCGCCCCTGGGGTTGGGGAAACGGCAGAAGCGGTGGCGGCTTAA
- the rpmA gene encoding 50S ribosomal protein L27 — protein sequence MAHKKGSGSTRNGRDSNAQRLGVKRYGGQVVRAGNILVRQRGTAFHPGVNVGLGKDYTLFALVDGVVRFERKGKTRQKVSVYPVSESAA from the coding sequence ATGGCACACAAGAAAGGGAGTGGTAGTACCCGCAACGGTCGGGATTCCAACGCCCAACGCCTGGGGGTCAAACGCTACGGCGGGCAGGTGGTGCGGGCGGGTAATATTTTGGTGCGGCAGCGGGGCACAGCGTTCCACCCGGGGGTGAATGTGGGTCTGGGCAAGGATTACACCCTGTTTGCCCTGGTGGATGGGGTGGTACGGTTCGAGCGCAAGGGGAAAACCCGGCAGAAAGTCAGCGTTTATCCCGTCAGTGAGTCCGCCGCCTAA
- a CDS encoding M20 family metallopeptidase, with product MSPPPKSVSETIRGIATSLAPRLIEIRRHIHAFPELSGQEWQTSAYVAGVLSSCGLTVREAVGKTGVVADWGKADTPFLGVRADLDALPIQEAAPVEYHSRIPGVMHACGHDVHTTVALGTAMVLAALPEPLPGRVRFLFQPAEETAQGARWMIEDGALEQVMAVLGLHVWPALPGGTIGIRYGALTAAADELDLTILGESGHGARPHEAIDAVWIAAQVIANLQQAISRTQNPLRPVVLTIGKIQGGRAPNVIADQVRLWGTVRSLHPETRAQLPQWIEGIVQNTCATYRARYTLQYKTGVPGVHNDPHLTQLVEQSARTAWGAERVQILTEPSLGAEDFALYLERVPGTMFRLGTGIPGQPYYSLHHPKFTVDETAILTGVVTMATTVWNFWQQKMAQSS from the coding sequence GTGAGTCCGCCGCCTAAATCGGTCTCGGAAACGATCCGGGGCATTGCCACCAGCTTGGCACCCCGGTTAATTGAAATTCGCCGTCACATTCACGCCTTCCCAGAACTGAGCGGTCAGGAGTGGCAAACCTCCGCTTATGTGGCTGGGGTTTTGTCTTCCTGTGGGTTAACGGTGCGGGAAGCGGTGGGGAAAACTGGGGTGGTGGCGGATTGGGGCAAGGCGGATACGCCCTTTTTGGGGGTGCGGGCGGATTTGGATGCCCTGCCGATTCAGGAAGCGGCGCCGGTAGAATACCATTCCCGGATTCCGGGGGTGATGCACGCCTGCGGGCACGATGTCCATACCACCGTGGCTTTGGGGACGGCGATGGTCTTGGCGGCTTTACCGGAACCTCTGCCGGGGCGGGTGCGGTTTTTGTTCCAACCGGCGGAAGAAACGGCGCAGGGTGCCCGCTGGATGATTGAAGATGGGGCGTTGGAGCAGGTGATGGCGGTGCTGGGGCTACACGTTTGGCCCGCCCTGCCGGGGGGCACGATTGGCATCCGCTACGGAGCCTTGACCGCCGCCGCCGATGAATTAGACCTGACCATTCTGGGGGAATCCGGGCATGGGGCGCGCCCCCACGAAGCGATTGATGCGGTGTGGATTGCCGCCCAGGTGATTGCCAATTTGCAACAGGCGATCAGCCGCACCCAGAATCCCTTGCGCCCAGTGGTGCTGACCATTGGCAAAATCCAAGGCGGGCGGGCGCCGAATGTGATTGCCGACCAGGTACGTCTGTGGGGGACGGTGCGGTCGCTCCACCCGGAAACCCGCGCCCAATTGCCCCAGTGGATTGAAGGGATTGTCCAAAACACCTGCGCCACGTACCGTGCCCGTTACACCTTGCAGTACAAAACCGGCGTACCCGGGGTACACAATGACCCCCATCTGACCCAGTTGGTGGAGCAGTCGGCCCGCACCGCTTGGGGGGCAGAGCGGGTGCAGATTCTCACGGAACCCTCCTTGGGGGCGGAGGATTTTGCCCTGTATTTGGAGCGGGTGCCGGGGACGATGTTCCGCCTGGGTACGGGGATTCCCGGTCAACCCTACTACAGTTTGCACCATCCCAAATTTACAGTGGATGAAACGGCGATCCTCACGGGTGTGGTGACGATGGCGACAACGGTCTGGAATTTTTGGCAACAAAAAATGGCACAATCATCCTAG
- a CDS encoding acetyl-CoA carboxylase carboxyltransferase subunit alpha, with translation MNSERKAVILDFERPLVEMEQRIRQIEQMAQESGVDVSDRVSQLVNNYRQLRQEIFTRLTPEQRVKVARHPRRPTTLDYIQAMTDEWLELHGDRGGSDDPALVGGLARLGGQPVLILGHQKGRDTKENVARNFGMASPGGYRKARRLMHHAHRFGLPIITLIDTPGAYPGVEAERLGQGEAIAVNLQEMFALAVPIICVVIGEGGSGGALGIGVGDRILMFEHAIYSVISPEGCAAILWKDSTQAAKAAQALKLTAPDLLELGLIDQILPEPLGAAHADPVQATETLKRALLDNLARLRELDGATLMRQRYDKFRRMGVVLDG, from the coding sequence ATGAACTCGGAACGGAAAGCGGTCATTTTGGATTTTGAACGCCCCCTGGTGGAAATGGAACAGCGGATTCGCCAAATTGAACAGATGGCGCAGGAAAGTGGGGTGGATGTGTCCGACCGGGTGAGTCAGTTGGTGAATAATTACCGCCAGTTGCGTCAAGAAATTTTCACTCGCCTCACGCCGGAACAACGGGTGAAGGTTGCCCGCCATCCCCGCCGTCCTACCACCTTGGATTACATTCAGGCGATGACCGATGAATGGCTGGAACTGCACGGGGATCGGGGGGGGAGCGATGACCCGGCGTTGGTGGGGGGCTTGGCGCGCCTGGGGGGACAACCGGTGCTGATTTTGGGGCATCAAAAGGGGCGGGATACCAAGGAAAATGTCGCCCGCAATTTTGGCATGGCCTCGCCGGGGGGGTACCGGAAAGCCCGGCGGTTGATGCACCACGCCCACCGCTTTGGACTGCCCATTATTACCCTGATTGATACGCCCGGTGCCTATCCGGGGGTGGAGGCGGAACGGTTGGGGCAGGGGGAGGCGATTGCGGTGAATTTGCAGGAAATGTTTGCCCTGGCGGTGCCGATTATCTGCGTGGTGATCGGGGAGGGGGGGTCCGGGGGGGCCCTGGGGATTGGGGTCGGCGACCGGATTTTGATGTTTGAACACGCCATCTATTCGGTGATTTCCCCCGAAGGCTGTGCGGCGATTTTGTGGAAAGACAGCACGCAGGCGGCAAAAGCGGCACAGGCGTTGAAACTCACCGCTCCCGATTTATTGGAATTGGGATTGATTGACCAGATTTTGCCGGAACCTCTAGGAGCCGCCCACGCCGACCCGGTGCAGGCTACAGAAACCCTGAAGCGAGCCTTGCTGGACAATCTCGCCCGTCTGCGGGAATTGGATGGGGCGACCCTGATGCGCCAGCGTTACGATAAATTTCGCCGGATGGGGGTGGTGCTGGATGGCTAA
- a CDS encoding SDR family oxidoreductase: protein MANRCAVITGASRGIGRLTALELARHGWDVGLIARSEPELTTLAGEIHALGQRAYIYPQDMSEVTQLVPLMHRITQDLGGCEVLVNNAGVAHLANLADTPLAEWQRILAVNLTAAFQCIQGILPTMRSAQRGTIINVVSIAGQQVFPQWGAYCVSKYGLLALSHTLAQEERPYGIRVCALCPGAVDTPIWDGLPVNFDRAGMLSAQTVAQTIRQIIDLPAEASIETLTLMPQAGVL, encoded by the coding sequence ATGGCTAACCGCTGTGCCGTGATTACGGGAGCGTCCCGGGGGATTGGCCGTCTGACCGCCCTGGAACTGGCCAGGCATGGCTGGGATGTGGGGTTGATTGCCCGCTCCGAGCCAGAATTGACCACCCTGGCTGGGGAAATCCACGCCCTGGGACAACGAGCCTATATATACCCCCAGGACATGAGCGAGGTGACGCAATTGGTGCCCCTGATGCACCGGATTACCCAGGATTTGGGGGGCTGTGAGGTGCTGGTGAATAATGCCGGGGTTGCCCACCTCGCCAATCTCGCCGACACCCCCCTGGCGGAGTGGCAAAGGATTTTGGCGGTGAACCTGACGGCGGCGTTTCAGTGCATCCAAGGGATTTTGCCCACCATGCGCTCTGCCCAAAGGGGCACGATTATCAATGTGGTCTCCATTGCCGGTCAACAGGTATTTCCCCAGTGGGGGGCATACTGCGTGAGTAAATACGGTTTATTGGCATTGTCCCACACCTTAGCCCAGGAGGAACGGCCCTACGGGATTCGGGTGTGTGCCCTGTGTCCGGGGGCGGTGGACACGCCGATTTGGGATGGCTTGCCGGTGAATTTTGACCGGGCGGGGATGTTGTCGGCGCAGACGGTGGCGCAAACCATTCGGCAGATTATTGACCTGCCTGCGGAAGCCAGCATTGAAACCCTGACCCTCATGCCCCAGGCGGGGGTTTTGTAG
- a CDS encoding NAD(P)/FAD-dependent oxidoreductase, with protein sequence MAKRMTNSRIIIVGGGFGGLYTALNLCQFPWTDATRPEIVLINDERHFLFSPLLYELITGEMQSWEIAPPYEELLADTPVRFQQAQVRWVNLAQRSVEIGGESLTGDYLVLAVGGETQRPPIPGLPEYAYEFRTLADAERLRERLRVLLTGSGVVRVAIVGAGPSGIELACKLADQLGNRGRIRLVDRGSEILKTFSPFARETAQNALERRGVWLNLMTTVTEITANSITLNYKDQLDILPVDLVIWTAGTRTPAWIQNLPAQHDDQGRLVVRPTLQLVDYPQVLALGDVAACVDEQGQAIPRTAQAAFQQADYAAWNLWALATGRPLLPFKYFHLGEMLTLGTEDAALSGLGMQLQGPLAYVARRLVYLWRLPTLKHRLQVGWHWMMTPWLDWLTSVTTNPR encoded by the coding sequence GTGGCGAAGCGCATGACCAACAGCCGGATTATTATTGTGGGTGGTGGTTTTGGGGGACTTTATACCGCCCTAAACCTTTGCCAGTTTCCCTGGACGGATGCCACCCGCCCGGAAATTGTTTTGATTAATGATGAGCGGCATTTTCTGTTCTCACCCCTGCTGTACGAATTGATTACCGGGGAGATGCAAAGTTGGGAAATTGCCCCCCCCTACGAGGAATTGCTCGCCGATACCCCGGTGCGGTTTCAGCAGGCGCAGGTGCGGTGGGTGAATTTAGCCCAGCGGTCGGTCGAGATAGGGGGCGAGTCCCTGACGGGGGATTACCTGGTGTTGGCGGTGGGCGGGGAAACCCAAAGACCCCCCATTCCGGGCTTGCCGGAGTATGCCTATGAATTTCGTACCTTGGCGGATGCGGAGCGGCTGAGGGAACGGTTGCGTGTCCTTTTGACTGGCTCCGGCGTGGTGCGGGTGGCGATTGTGGGCGCGGGACCCAGTGGCATTGAGTTAGCCTGCAAGTTGGCGGACCAGTTGGGCAACCGGGGGCGGATACGCCTGGTGGACCGGGGGTCAGAAATTCTCAAAACCTTTTCCCCCTTCGCTCGGGAAACTGCCCAAAATGCCCTGGAACGGCGGGGGGTCTGGTTAAACCTGATGACCACCGTGACGGAAATTACTGCCAATAGCATTACCTTGAATTACAAAGACCAATTGGACATCCTGCCGGTGGACCTAGTAATCTGGACGGCGGGCACCCGCACCCCCGCTTGGATTCAGAATTTACCCGCCCAGCACGATGACCAGGGACGGCTGGTGGTACGCCCGACTTTGCAATTGGTTGACTATCCCCAGGTGCTGGCTTTGGGGGACGTGGCGGCCTGTGTGGATGAACAGGGGCAGGCAATTCCCCGTACGGCGCAGGCGGCGTTTCAACAGGCGGACTATGCGGCCTGGAACCTCTGGGCTTTGGCCACCGGGCGGCCCCTCCTGCCGTTTAAGTATTTTCATCTGGGGGAAATGCTCACCCTGGGCACGGAAGATGCGGCGCTGTCCGGGTTGGGGATGCAGTTGCAAGGCCCTTTGGCCTATGTGGCACGGCGGTTGGTGTACCTATGGCGACTGCCCACGCTCAAGCACCGTTTACAGGTGGGCTGGCATTGGATGATGACCCCCTGGTTGGATTGGCTGACCAGCGTGACCACCAATCCTCGTTAA